The Megalops cyprinoides isolate fMegCyp1 chromosome 12, fMegCyp1.pri, whole genome shotgun sequence genome contains a region encoding:
- the LOC118786536 gene encoding tyrosine-protein kinase Blk-like, producing MGSVFSGLRPQGSTKQHEADGPINNSFPLGGPPPEPQEHRLGPPEPEKDIVLAQYDFTPVNDHDLPFQKGEKLKIITDQGGWWLAKSLATGKEGYIPPTYVARLDTLEAERWFFKNLSRRDTERLLLAPGNKAGAFLIRESETSKGAFSLSIRDEVPKHGDVVKHYKIRSLDSGGFYISPKISFSSLQELVKHYSRKADGLCQRLTIPCKALNPQYPWMQDTWEIPRETLKMVKKLGAGQFGEVWMGYYKSTQKVAIKTLKQGSMEPEAFLQEANLMKQLQHDRLVRLYAVVTKEPILIVTEFMTNGSLLDFLKTDEGNRLTLPKLIDMSAQIAEGMAYIERLNYIHRDLRAANILVSESLHCKIADFGLARVIETEYTAQEGAKFPIKWTAPEAINYGTFSIKSDVWSFGILLTEVVTYGRVPYPGMTNPEVIRNLDRRYRMPCPEHCPAELYDLMMSCWREYPEERPTFEHLQYTLEDFFIATERQYEAHP from the exons ATGGGCTCTGTTTTCAGTGGGTTGAGACCACAAGGCAGCACCAAACAGCATGAAGCAGATGGACCAATAAACAACTCATTCCCTTTGGGTGGACCACCCCCT gagCCTCAGGAGCACAGACTGGGCCCTCCAGAACCTG agAAAGACATTGTCCTTGCTCAGTATGATTTCACACCAGTGAACGACCATGACCTCCCTTTtcagaaaggggaaaaactgAAGATTATTACTGA TCAAGGGGGTTGGTGGTTGGCTAAGTCATTAGCCACAGGAAAAGAGGGATATATTCCACCCACATACGTAGCCAGACTGGACACACTAGAGGCGGAGAG atggTTCTTCAAGAATCTGAGCCGCAGAGATACCGAGCGTCTGCTTCTAGCCCCGGGGAACAAAGCTGGAGCCTTCCTGATCCGGGAGAGTGAAACCAGCAAAG GGGCGTTCTCTTTGTCCATCAGAGATGAGGTGCCGAAGCATGGAGACGTAGTAAAACACTATAAAATCCGCTCCCTGGACTCTGGCGGCTTCTACATCTCTCCAAAGATCAGCTTCTCCTCCCTGCAGGAGCTGGTGAAGCACTACTCCA GGAAAGCGGATGGGCTGTGTCAGAGACTCACCATCCCATGCAAGGCGCTCAACCCTCAGTACCCGTGGATGCAGGACACCTGGGAGATTCCTCGTGAAACGCTGAAGATGGTGAAGAAACTTGGTGCAGGACAGTTTGGAGAAGTGTGGATGG GCTACTATAAGAGCACCCAGAAAGTGGCCATTAAGACCCTGAAGCAGGGCAGCATGGAGCCAGAGGCCTTCCTGCAGGAGGCCAACCTGATGAAGCAGCTACAGCATGACAGGCTAGTTCGTCTCTACGCCGTCGTCACAAAGGAGCCCATCCTCATCGTCACTGAGTTTATGACTAATG GGAGTCTGCTCGACTTCCTGAAGACAGATGAAGGAAACCGCCTCACACTTCCTAAGCTGATTGACATGTCAGCACAG ATTGCAGAGGGAATGGCCTACATTGAGAGACTAAACTACATCCACCGGGATCTGCGGGCAGCCAACATCCTAGTGTCCGAATCATTGCACTGCAAGATTGCTGACTTTGGATTGGCCAGAGTCATAGAGACTGAGTACACAGCACAGGAAG GTGCAAAGTTTCCCATCAAATGGACGGCACCGGAGGCAATCAACTATGGCACGTTCAGCATCAAGTCTGATGTGTGGTCTTTTGGCATTCTCCTCACAGAGGTTGTGACGTACGGGAGAGTACCTTATCCAG GTATGACAAACCCTGAGGTCATTAGAAACCTGGACAGGCGCTATCGGATGCCATGTCCAGAGCACTGTCCCGCAGAGCTGTATGACCTGATGATGTCCTGTTGGAGGGAGTACCCGGAGGAGAGGCCCACCTTTGAGCACCTGCAGTACACCCTGGAGGACTTTTTCATCGCCACAGAGCGGCAGTACGAGGCACACCCCTGA
- the rp1l1a gene encoding retinitis pigmentosa 1-like 1 protein, producing the protein MQAGSLGSSNPHSQLQNETQPQAPQLVKRPSHVTSATPAKKITFFKSGDVQFGGVRMAIHRRSFKSFNALLDDLSQKVPLPFGVRTVTTPRGIHSINCLDQLEDGGCYLCSDRRPVKPINMEAAGKRPAVWHHSQSHNIRRKPSRPEDGPAPHSGHRYHRHPRRIVLVKNNDPAVRRSIILSRRTARSLRVFMDEISELMQCHIRKLYTLDGRRIDSIQSLVQCPSVLVCVGREPFRPLLVESLRKSSDEKLPGLGTRSRSSTNSEGQDSKKNVNFGLETKKSIIHPRWDSSNRSTRFSLSSEKSCHNGLNMSPGNSGCVGSCPHAKERMMNDDIEKRVLVNKDGSLSVEMKVRFRLLNDETLQWSTEIKKSAANVSDCCSGKGDEPCFLPQGKSESCSEPESASQCEAELSRTHLDESHCQNCCNHCQEYDIWKNPMHGDVAAVRDIRSCSSSSGCSRKIVCKKESVNSMHTISRSSEEYTEHVVEKATCFQQTVEDGDTRVEYCTISRCCSRSGACAASATSKSGTSNEEHCEGTDNDDTRPHTAGSVESKGSHKDRVSFKITQVSEERPGSAISNSSKVLESLKEDLDDDDDDLPPSVSRASLRSQKHNAEDYRAVESVTSNGSANNPAAMYQLLPRPPSKASVCSACSLKLQRASKTVSPSPDVLDVEVAQEESDERVDGTTSAAPAVSDISSGSRKSHRCHCGAASPQSVASEMQNGGVAEGEEENRAVSTLSKCSAASEASRKSQQSTRASRISRNSLKCQHCNGCDRKSTPVSTASKSPAPVDFNEAEEEAGPRSVSVVSARTNTSMKSNRSECTALKGADTPVSEISEKQDEEKARDRAVSSMSVKSNASSSSVRSKKHVCNVCGRSTAGSRASCNPGEDGIEGGAVSTLSVKTNTSAKSRSGGPSNPESVASENANGQDLEEAPEDTEGRAASAVSANTHASAEPRKSHSSSCNVSERAETPRSNISESAVDENAEGQVEETNDKADSVVSVRTNVSAKSGRSKQSEGNVSERAVTPEFVTSDNPCDEAAAPEATTERAASSMSKITTASAKSKASTKYQCGASEGGSVKSEKVKSGDTERTTSALSAKTRASAVSRNSNKSKCSASGGARTPESVVSESPTGDNGHAEKADSSGARASTKRDSADNELEVNDSRACSTLSVDTKASSRSKKSGKCGCGASERGGTPASDTAAETQGMTSAMSVRSKVSAKSQHGASERALTPTSTVTISIGLPEEQAAGDMDERAGSAVCENSQCSVQSVKLNSKSDRNTVLEPVEGNHDISERAASPASTASLMLPGSEPEVASIKSASTINSRKHKLERHLNVDNDSMPSVMSKSSASTTKKKSPAKHSRPASKVSSVSICVQKDTAHEDAEKSCNGMQNGDMTLSDQDEKASSICSKCLSKATADDAISTATSTPASSASARSASGKSDIKDQVTTAAKGRPKNNLCNGSPHLQVKRQTRKSETGSDKRSVNSLKTKSSMKAPKTDLKVEGTASLNSNSQHCPSPPKGTPKKRPNLLLGASGDSILSHSLSAADLLRENAANTRPATGRSKSSVSSKTCNGVLEAKDRGTSIKDNKSDRSSKCRHKKSDGSQQKQEGEISGILPCSLPNASPTEVVNEWLKKIPSDGSMYEMGDDYQENCEGTEIQQSQAESVVEQKESMELTDDVGKGEGLNEEENEHHEEAEQAKEENDESCTEEPTEPKLPDAEDLYASDPKCPKTETLPKNCHSSVQVMKILLSSKLNRCNSLPEVSPVYGRKLSSSAQGLLDCLAQLQLVGLGPAGIEGNNKKYQEVMNILQSLWLSEPSDSQQAKHKNNFKNHHKEDDEYNPRSSSGVDVSSSSAGSGKSLCAVDQVQKMGSAQGRVTPVMEQDTQQELQEEPEVNEGKEGSPVSSPKPALDEEVPDEISDVATPDIASRVQGSPSNEEAEIDKKKCNEEEGPASDEIIRSNEIPDVIEAPSSSNKSSGNDSNDLKSSGQKDVNSGTPPFVEKAQLTKRVSQDPDPVWVLNLLRKIEKQFMTHYVNAMTEFKVRWDLDDSVMLDTMINELRDEVQKRIQASIDRELKKIQSRAGRSPRPPMQNMSRESTLQTEQRRRRLKVMRNKSINPSVSISEGNFTATVTDYSDQRSEDEYCPCDTCMKKKMASRVVEPEFVQPAPVLMAFDLRKILQMKQQPANNQKVQEKTDEAKGNGNQDENENLEAVDEEAEEENEEEEQGRDAKAANEEAQTEKEEENKVANEQDMLEETAEDDCAVEEVEGGGAVEQGCDSEVAENEELVESQNEDTRGDDGDHTAEAGENCEEVDAAEEGSTVEEGEANEGAEEGNEAFETSETGEVNTADKGESTGDEAAETAEDAADNQVSKEDNEAEGEAQSNKGENPGEEKEDVEQEVPEGESAGAEAEGNEEGCTQSQDAEAEEEDVDKTATEDKDGAVEEEDATAADDHKQGTDEEDREKSGQDGEEESENQLARQMTKSSIMSQQGSVDDSVELETEAGNT; encoded by the exons ATGCAGGCAGGTTCTCTGGGCTCTTCGAACCCCCACTCCCAGCTGCAGAATGAGACCCAGCCCCAGGCCCCGCAGCTGGTGAAACGCCCCTCCCATGTCACCTCTGCCACCCCAGCCAAGAAGATCACCTTCTTCAAGAGCGGCGATGTCCAGTTTGGCGGCGTGAGGATGGCCATCCACCGGCGGAGCTTCAAGTCCTTCAACGCCCTCCTGGACGACCTCTCCCAGAAGGTGCCTCTGCCGTTTGGCGTGCGGACCGTCACCACCCCGCGGGGGATCCACAGCATAAACTGCCTGGATCAGCTGGAGGATGGAGGCTGCTACCTCTGCTCCGACCGCCGGCCGGTCAAGCCCATCAACATGGAGGCGGCAGGGAAACGGCCGGCCGTGTGGCACCACAGCCAATCCCACAACATTCGCAGGAAGCCATCCCGCCCAGAGGACGGCCCTGCCCCACACTCTGGCCACCGGTACCACCGGCACCCCAGACGGATCGTGCTGGTGAAGAACAATGACCCAGCGGTACGAAGGTCCATCATTTTGAGCCGGCGAACGGCGAGGAGTCTTCGGGTCTTCATGGACGAGATCTCCGAGCTCATGCAGTGCCACATCAGGAAGCTGTACACTCTGGATGGCCGCAGG ATTGACAGCATCCAGAGCCTCGTGCAGTGTCCCAGTGTATTAGTATGTGTGGGACGAGAACCCTTCCGGCCCCTCCTTGTGGAGAGCTTGAGGAAAAGTTCAGATGAAAAGCTTCCAGGCCTGGGAACGAGGTCACGATCCAGCACCAACAGCGAGGGTCAGGACAGCAAGAAGAATG TGAATTTTGGACTTGAGACAAAGAAGAGTATCATTCACCCAAGATGGGATTCCAGCAACAGGTCAACCAGGTTTTCCCTGTCCTCAGAAAAATCCTGTCACAATGGACTCAACATGTCTCCGGGCAACTCTGGCTGCGTTGGTTCTTGCCCCCATGCCAAAGAAAGGATGATGAACGATGACATTGAGAAAAGGGTACTTGTGAACAAGGATGGCAGCCTTTCAGTGGAAATGAAAGTGCGTTTCCGTCTGCTGAATGATGAGACACTTCAGTGGTCCACTGAGATTAAGAAATCTGCAGCAAATGTCAGCGACTGTTGTTCGGGAAAGGGAGACGAACCGTGCTTTCTTCCGCAAGGCAAATCAGAAAGCTGTTCGGAGCCAGAATCCGCTTCCCAGTGTGAAGCTGAACTCAGCCGAACGCACCTGGATGAATCGCACTGTCAGAACTGCTGCAATCACTGCCAAGAATATGACATTTGGAAGAACCCTATGCATGGGGACGTGGCAGCAGTCAGGGATATTAGATCCTGTTCCAGTTCCAGTGGATGCTCTCGTAAAATTGTATGTAAAAAGGAATCCGTGAACAGCATGCACACCATATCTCGATCTAGTGAGGAGTACACTGAGCATGTTGTTGAAAAAGCGACTTGCTTTCAACAGACGGTTGAGGACGGAGACACGAGAGTAGAGTACTGCACCATCAGTCGCTGCTGCAGCCGTAGTGGTGCATGTGCAGCATCTGCAACCTCCAAGAGCGGGACGTCAAATGAGGAACACTGTGAGGGCACTGACAATGACGATACCAGACCTCACACTGCTGGTTCGGTCGAATCTAAGGGCTCACATAAAGATCGAGTCAGTTTCAAAATCACCCAGGTATCAGAAGAACGTCCAGGTTCCGCAATTAGTAATTCTTCCAAGGTCTTGGAGTCACTTAAAGAGGAcctggatgatgatgatgatgacctTCCACCAAGTGTGTCCAGGGCGTCTTTACGGTCTCAGAAGCACAACGCAGAGGACTACAGGGCAGTTGAAAGTGTCACATCAAATGGTTCTGCCAATAACCCAGCTGCAATGTACCAGTTATTACCCAGGCCTCCAAGCAAAGCATCTGTGTGCTCTGCTTGCTCATTAAAGCTTCAGAGGGCCAGTAAGACTGTATCCCCATCACCAGATGTACTTGACGTTGAGGTGGCTCAGGAGGAGAGTGATGAAAGGGTAGATGGCACTACATCTGCTGCGCCTGCTGTCTCTGACATTTCTTCTGGATCCAGAAAATCCCACAGATGTCACTGTGGAGCAGCGTCTCCACAATCTGTTGCGTCAGAGATGCAGAATGGAGGTGTGGcagagggtgaggaggagaaCAGAGCAGTCAGCACATTGTCAAAGTGTAGTGCAGCCTCAGAGGCATCTAGAAAATCTCAACAAAGTACAAGGGCCTCAAGGATATCCAGAAACTCACTTAAATGTCAACACTGTAATGGATGTGACAGGAAATCCACACCTGTATCTACAGCATctaagagccctgctcctgtaGATTTTaatgaggcagaggaagaggctggACCCAGATCAGTTAGCGTGGTGTCAGCCAGGACAAATACGTCCATGAAGTCCAACAGATCTGAATGCACTGCTTTGAAAGGAGCAGATACACCAGTGTCCGAgatctctgaaaaacaggatGAAGAGAAGGCAAGAGACAGAGCTGTTAGCTCCATGTCAGTCAAATCAAATGCTTCGTCAAGCTCTGTGAGGTCCAAAAAGCATGTCTGCAATGTCTGTGGTAGGTCTACTGCAGGATCAAGGGCATCATGTAATCCTGGAGAGGATGGGATTGAAGGAGGAGCTGTTTCCACCTTGTCAGTCAAAACAAACACCTCTGCAAAATCAAGGTCTGGGGGACCATCAAATCCAGAATCAGTGGCATCAGAAAATGCCAATGGACAAGATCTTGAGGAAGCACCAGAGGACACAGAGGGGCGGGCAGCCAGTGCTGTGTCAGCTAACACACATGCATCAGCAGAACCCAGGAAGTCCCACTCATCAAGTTGTAATGTGTCAGAAAGGGCAGAAACTCCAAGGTCAAATATTTCAGAAAGTGCTGTTGATGAGAATGCAGAAGGACAAGTGGAGGAGACAAATGATAAAGCAGATAGTGTTGTGTCTGTCAGAACAAATGTGTCAGCAAAGTCAGGGAGATCAAAACAGTCTGAGGGCAATGTGTCTGAGAGAGCAGTTACACCAGAATTTGTAACATCAGATAATCCTTGTGATGAAGCAGCAGCACCAGAGGCAACCACAGAAAGAGCAGCTAGCAGTATGTCCAAAATCACAACAGCCTCTGCAAAATCAAAAGCATCTACAAAGTATCAGTGTGGTGCTTCTGAGGGAGGATCAGTTAAATCAGAGAAGGTTAAGAGTGGAGATACGGAAAGAACAACAAGTGCATTGTCAGCAAAAACGAGAGCTTCTGCAGTATCCAGAAACTCCAACAAATCTAAATGCAGTGCATCTGGAGGTGCAAGAACTCCAGAGTCAGTGGTCTCTGAGAGCCCCACTGGTGATAATGGACATGCAGAAAAAGCAGATAGCAGTGGAGCCAGAGCATCTACAAAGAGGGATAGTGCTGATAATGAATTAGAAGTGAATGACAGTAGGGCTTGTAGCACATTGTCTGTTGATACCAAAGCTTCCAGCCGGTCAAAGAAATCTGGTAAATGTGGTTGCGGAGCCTCAGAGAGAGGTGGAACGCCTGCATCAGACACAGCTGCTGAGACACAGGGGATGACCAGTGCCATGTCAGTAAGATCCAAAGTATCTGCTAAATCACAACACGGTGCTTCTGAGAGAGCCTTAACACCCACATCAACGGTAACCATTTCCATTGGACTGCCTGAGGAGCAGGCTGCAGGTGACATGGATGAAAGAGCTGGGAGTGCTGTATGTGAAAATTCACAGTGCTCAGTTCAATCCGTAAAGTTAAATAGCAAGTCTGACAGGAATACTGTGTTAGAGCCTGTGGAGGGGAACCATGACATTTCTGAGAGAGCGGCCTCTCCGGCTTCAACTGCCTCACTGATGCTCCCTGGCAGTGAGCCAGAGGTAGCAAGTATAAAGTCTGCGAGCACAATAAactccagaaaacacaaactgGAGCGCCATTTAAATGTTGATAATGACAGTATGCCCTCAGTTATGTCAAAATCGTCTGCCAGCACTACAAAGAAAAAATCCCCAGCTAAGCATTCTCGACCTGCCAGTAAAGTGTCCAGTGTGTCAATATGTGTTCAGAAGGACACTGCACATGAGGACGCTGAAAAGTCATGTAATGGAATGCAAAATGGAGACATGACCCTGTCAGATCAGGATGAGAAAGCTTCAAGCATCTGCTCCAAATGCCTATCAAAAGCTACAGCAGATGATGCCATTTCAACTGCCACATCAACGCCTGCTTCAAGTGCCTCAGCACGCTCTGCATCAGGAAAATCAGACATCAAAGATCAGGTCACCACAGCAGCAAAAGGAAGACCAAAAAACAATCTGTGTAATGGTTCCCCGCATTTGCAAGTAAAAAGGCAAACAAGGAAGTCTGAAACCGGAAGCGACAAGAGGAGTGTTAACTCCCTAAAGACAAAGTCAAGTATGAAGGCTCCTAAAACCGATTTAAAAGTTGAGGGAACAGCAAGCCTGAATTCCAATTCACAGCACTGTCCAAGTCCACCGAAAGGGACTCCTAAGAAAAGACCCAACTTATTGCTCGGTGCCTCAGGTGACAGTATCTTGTCTCACTCGCTCTCTGCAGCAGATCTGCTTAGGGAAAATGCTGCCAATACAAGACCGGCTACTGGAAGATCAAAGTCCAGCGTCTCTAGCAAGACATGCAATGGTGTTCTTGAAGCAAAGGACAGGGGCACGAGTATAAAGGACAATAAAAGTGACAGGTCAAGTAAATGCAGACACAAGAAAAGTGACGGCTCACAGCAAAAGCAGGAAGGTGAAATTTCAGGCATACTGCCCTGTAGTTTACCAAATGCGTCTCCGACAGAGGTTGTGAATGAATGGTTGAAAAAAATACCATCAGATGGTTCTATGTATGAAATGGGTGATGACTATCAGGAGAATTGTGAGGGAACAGAAATTCAGCAGAGTCAGGCTGAATCTGTGGTGGAGCAGAAGGAATCGATGGAATTGACTGATGACGTAGGTAAAGGTGAGGGGCTAAACGAAGAGGAAAATGAGCACCATGAGGAAGCTGAGCAGgcaaaagaggaaaatgatGAGTCCTGCACTGAAGAACCAACAGAGCCAAAGCTCCCAGATGCTGAGGACCTATATGCTTCTGATCCTAAATGTCCCAAAACAGAGACCTTACCAAAGAACTGTCATTCCTCAGTTCAGGTAATGAAGATCCTGTTGAGCTCCAAACTCAATCGATGTAACAGTCTACCCGAAGTGTCCCCGGTATATGGGAGAAAGCTCAGCTCCTCAGCCCAAGGCCTGTTGGACTGCCTTGCCCAACTTCAGCTTGTGGGCTTAGGTCCTGCAGGTATTGAAGGTAACAACAAGAAGTATCAGGAGGTGATGAACATCCTGCAGTCTCTCTGGCTGTCTGAGCCCTCGGACAGTCAGCAGGCAAAGCACAAGAACAATTTCAAAAACCATCACAAGGAAGATGATGAATATAACCCCAGGTCTTCCTCTGGAGTAGATGTTAGCAGTAGTTCAGCAGGCTCTGGCAAGAGCCTGTGCGCTGTGGATCAGGTGCAGAAAATGGGGTCAGCACAGGGAAGAGTTACACCAGTTATGGAACAGGATACACAGCAGGAGTTACAGGAGGAACCTGAAGTGAATGAAGGAAAGGAGGGCTCTCCAGTCTCCTCACCCAAACCAGCACTAGATGAAGAAGTACCGGATGAAATTTCTGACGTAGCCACTCCAGACATTGCCAGTCGAGTGCAGGGCAGTCCATCGAATGAAGAAGCAGAGATTGATAAAAAGAAGTGTAATGAAGAAGAGGGCCCGGCTTCAGATGAAATAATCAGAAGCAATGAAATTCCGGATGTAATAGAAGCACCTTCCTCATCAAATAAGAGCTCTGGGAATGACAGCAATGATTTAAAGTCATCGGGTCAAAAGGATGTAAATTCTGGGACACCTCCATTTGTGGAAAAAGCACAATTGACCAAAAGAGTTTCCCAAGACCCAGATCCCGTTTGGGTGTTGAACTTATTAAGAAAAATAGAGAAGCAATTTATGACCCACTATGTTAATGCAATGACAGAGTTTAAAGTACGGTGGGATTTGGATGACAGTGTCATGCTTGATACTATGATAAATGAACTGAGAGATGAGGTTCAGAAAAGGATACAAGCAAGCATTGACAGAGAactgaagaaaatacagagcagAGCCGGGAGAAGTCCGAGGCCACCCATGCAAAACATGTCGAGAGAGTCAACACTGCAAACCGAACAGCGGCGTCGACGCCTGAAGGTCATGCGCAACAAATCCATTAATCCCTCCGTCTCGATAAGCGAAGGGAACTTCACTGCCACTGTAACTGATTATAGTGACCAGCGCAGCGAGGATGAATACTGCCCCTGTGACACTTGCATGAAGAAGAAAATGGCATCCAGAGTTGTGGAGCCTGAATTCGTACAGCCGGCTCCTGTGCTAATGGCTTTCGATCTCAGGAAAATCCTTCAAATGAAACAGCAACCTGCGAACAATCAGAAAGTGCAAGAAAAAACTGATGAGGCCAAAGGCAATGGAAACcaggatgaaaatgaaaacctagAGGCAGTGGATGAAGAGGCTGAAGAggagaatgaggaagaggaacaggGACGTGATGCTAAAGCAGCTAATGAGgaagcacaaacagaaaaggaggaggaaaacaaGGTGGCCAATGAGCAGGACATGCTAGAGGAGACAGCTGAAGATGACTGTGCTGttgaggaggtggaggggggcggTGCTGTAGAACAGGGGTGTGATTCAGAAGTAGCAGAAAATGAAGAATTAGTTGAGAGTCAAAATGAAGACACCAGGGGAGATGATGGTGATCACACTGCTGAAGCTGGCGAGAACTGTGAGGAAGTTGATGCGGCTGAGGAGGGCAGTACAGTGGAGGAGGGTGAAGCAAATGAAGGGGCGGAGGAGGGAAATGAGGCCTTTGAAACATCTGAAACAGGTGAAGTCAACACGGCTGACAAGGGAGAATCGACAGGAGACGAAGCAGCAGAAACAGCTGAAGATGCTGCTGATAATCAGGTTTCAAAGGAGGACAATGAGGCAGAAGGAGAAGCTCAATCAAACAAAGGGGAAAATCCtggagaagagaaggaggatGTAGAGCAGGAAGTGCCTGAAGGAGAGTCTGCTGGAGCTGAGGCAGAGGGCAATGAGGAAGGCTGCACCCAAAGCCAAGATGCtgaagcagaggaggaggatgtgGATAAAACTGCTACAGAGGACAAGGATGGGGCAGTGGAAGAGGAAGATGCTACTGCAGCAGATGATCACAAACAGGGTACTgatgaggaagacagagaaaaatcagGGCAAGACGGGGAAGAGGAATCTGAAAATCAGCTGGCTCGACAGATGACTAAATCCTCTATTATGTCCCAGCAAGGATCAGTGGATGATTCCGTAGAGCTAGAGACAGAGGCTGGGAATACATAA